One Mycobacterium sp. SMC-4 DNA window includes the following coding sequences:
- a CDS encoding uracil-DNA glycosylase, which yields MTARPLAELIDPAWARELAPVEAQVAEMGEFLRAELAAGHRYLPAGPNVLRAFSFPFDRVRVLIVGQDPYPTPGHAVGLSFSVAPDVRPLPRSLDNIFKEYCEDLGYPKPSSGDLTPWAQQGVMLLNRVLTVRPGTPASHRGKGWEAVTERAIRALVARRQPLVAVLWGRDAATLKPMLEDTRTIESAHPSPLSASRGFFGSRPFSRANDLLEQMGAEIVDWRLP from the coding sequence GTGACCGCCCGTCCTCTCGCCGAACTGATCGATCCAGCGTGGGCTCGTGAGCTCGCTCCCGTCGAGGCCCAAGTCGCCGAGATGGGGGAGTTCCTGCGCGCGGAGTTGGCCGCAGGCCACCGTTACCTGCCCGCGGGGCCGAACGTGTTGCGAGCGTTCAGCTTTCCGTTTGACCGCGTGCGGGTACTCATCGTCGGGCAGGACCCCTATCCCACCCCGGGGCACGCGGTCGGTCTGAGCTTTTCGGTTGCACCCGACGTGCGTCCGCTACCCCGCAGCCTCGACAATATCTTCAAGGAATACTGCGAGGATCTGGGCTACCCGAAGCCGTCCAGCGGGGATCTGACGCCGTGGGCGCAGCAGGGCGTCATGTTGTTGAACCGGGTCTTGACCGTGCGCCCGGGAACCCCGGCTTCGCATCGCGGCAAAGGGTGGGAAGCGGTCACCGAGCGTGCCATCCGCGCCCTGGTGGCGCGCAGGCAGCCACTGGTTGCAGTGCTCTGGGGGCGAGACGCTGCCACCCTCAAGCCGATGTTGGAAGACACCCGCACGATCGAGTCGGCGCATCCGTCTCCGTTGTCGGCCTCACGGGGCTTCTTCGGTTCGCGACCGTTCAGCCGCGCGAACGACCTGTTGGAGCAGATGGGAGCCGAAATCGTCGACTGGCGGCTGCCCTGA
- the rpmB gene encoding 50S ribosomal protein L28, translated as MAAVCEICGKGPGFGKSVSHSHRRTSRRWDPNIQSVRAVTRPGGNKQRVNVCTSCLKAGKVTRG; from the coding sequence ATGGCTGCCGTGTGCGAGATCTGCGGGAAGGGCCCCGGCTTCGGCAAGTCGGTGTCGCACTCCCATCGCCGGACCAGCCGTCGGTGGGACCCGAACATCCAGTCCGTGCGCGCGGTGACCCGGCCGGGTGGGAACAAGCAGCGGGTCAACGTGTGCACGTCCTGCCTGAAGGCGGGCAAGGTCACCCGCGGCTGA
- a CDS encoding DAK2 domain-containing protein — protein sequence MAARRLDAPALRRWAHTAVADLIAHTDEINRLNVFPVADADTGTNMLFTMRAAWAQADSRSAVDDVSVLAAAMADGALRGARGNSGVILSQILRAVADVTSSVAADRGGVLADIDGAVLAATLRHAVGLVVTSMGEAIAGTIVSVLQAAASAAEDAAGAHAELRDVVASASEAAAEALERTPSQLDVLAQAGVVDAGGRGLLVLLDALSTTLTGQAPRRRRYEPAPAGPPAPACTATPQFEVMYLLAGCDAAGVDTLRARLDELGDSVAIAASGEDADRYSVHVHADDAGAAVEAALAVGTPSNIQITSLHGGGHRAGAWSRERAVLALVDGDGAEDLFGKEGAQVLRPDPDAPISAHQLLHALVNTGAAQVMVLPNGYVAAEELLAGWAVASEWGIDMVPVPTGSMVQGLAALAVHEPDRPLVDDGYTMARAAGAARYASVRMATEEALTWAGSCKPGDGLGIAGDEVVIVGDDLVAAGAGLIDLMLAAGGELVTVLLGQGVEPRISDALAEHVHRQHPGTEMVRFHTGHRGDALLIGVE from the coding sequence ATGGCGGCTCGGCGGCTTGATGCACCCGCGTTGCGGCGTTGGGCCCATACCGCGGTGGCCGACTTGATCGCCCACACCGACGAGATCAACCGACTCAACGTGTTTCCGGTCGCCGACGCCGACACGGGTACGAACATGCTGTTCACCATGCGTGCCGCGTGGGCGCAGGCCGACAGCCGCAGCGCCGTCGACGACGTCTCGGTGCTGGCTGCCGCGATGGCTGACGGAGCGCTGCGTGGTGCCCGCGGCAATTCCGGTGTCATCCTGTCGCAGATTTTGCGGGCCGTGGCAGACGTGACCAGCTCGGTGGCCGCCGATCGCGGTGGGGTGCTCGCCGACATCGACGGTGCCGTGCTCGCCGCCACGCTGCGGCACGCCGTGGGTCTGGTGGTCACCTCGATGGGCGAAGCGATAGCAGGCACCATCGTGTCGGTGCTGCAGGCCGCGGCATCGGCAGCCGAGGACGCCGCGGGCGCCCACGCCGAACTCAGGGATGTGGTCGCGTCGGCGTCGGAGGCCGCTGCCGAGGCACTGGAACGCACACCCAGTCAGCTCGATGTGCTCGCCCAGGCCGGGGTGGTCGATGCCGGCGGACGCGGGCTGTTGGTCCTGCTCGACGCCCTGAGCACCACATTGACCGGCCAGGCACCCCGGCGGCGCCGCTATGAACCGGCACCGGCAGGTCCGCCGGCGCCGGCGTGCACGGCGACCCCGCAGTTCGAGGTGATGTACCTGCTTGCCGGGTGTGACGCCGCCGGTGTCGACACGCTGCGCGCCCGGCTCGACGAGTTGGGCGACTCGGTGGCGATCGCCGCTTCCGGGGAGGATGCCGACCGCTATTCGGTCCACGTCCACGCCGACGACGCCGGCGCCGCGGTCGAGGCGGCGTTGGCTGTGGGAACCCCCAGCAACATCCAGATCACCTCGCTGCACGGCGGTGGCCATCGCGCCGGTGCCTGGAGCCGGGAGCGGGCGGTCCTGGCCCTCGTGGACGGAGACGGCGCCGAAGACTTGTTCGGCAAGGAGGGCGCGCAGGTGTTGCGACCCGATCCCGATGCCCCGATCAGTGCTCATCAACTGCTACACGCCCTGGTCAACACCGGTGCAGCGCAGGTGATGGTGTTGCCCAACGGATACGTGGCCGCCGAGGAACTGCTGGCCGGCTGGGCGGTCGCCTCCGAGTGGGGGATCGACATGGTCCCCGTCCCGACGGGATCGATGGTGCAGGGCCTGGCGGCACTGGCGGTTCACGAACCGGATCGCCCACTCGTCGACGACGGTTACACGATGGCGCGGGCGGCCGGCGCGGCCCGGTATGCGTCGGTACGCATGGCCACCGAGGAGGCGCTGACCTGGGCTGGTAGTTGCAAACCCGGCGACGGCCTGGGCATCGCCGGTGACGAGGTTGTCATCGTGGGCGACGATCTCGTCGCCGCCGGGGCAGGGCTGATCGACCTGATGCTGGCGGCCGGCGGCGAACTGGTGACCGTGTTGCTCGGACAGGGCGTCGAACCCCGCATCAGCGATGCGCTGGCCGAGCATGTCCACCGTCAGCACCCCGGCACCGAAATGGTGCGTTTTCACACCGGCCATCGGGGCGACGCGCTGCTGATCGGGGTCGAATGA
- the recG gene encoding ATP-dependent DNA helicase RecG — protein sequence MATLGDRLDFVIGRKAADQLAEHLGLHTVDDLLRYFPRKYSDAMTVRAEGEELDLDEGEHVTFVDVITKAERKYTNRTPKREFLVVTLGNRRPKVTATFFNPRFLKGKLVEGTKVMLSGVVGYYRGVLQLTHPAFLVLDAPGGRAIGTKSLTAIASASEATGEALLAEFEREFFPIYPAHAKVQTWDIYACVRQLLAVLDPIADPLPDWFVREHDLMSENDALRAVHLAETQRDRARAIDRLTYDEAVGLQWGLVVRRHRELHGTGPVAPPRDDGLAAAMSAQLPFALTAGQREVLTVLSAELATAQPMNRMLQGEVGSGKTIVALLAMLQMIDAGYQCALLAPTEVLAAQHAQSIRAMLGPLGMAGQLGGSDTGTHVALLTGSMSAPHKREVRASVASGQAGIVIGTHALLQDAVEFDRLGMVVVDEQHRFGVEQRDRLRAKAPDGITPHLLVMTATPIPRTVALTVYGDLETSTLRELPRGRQPITTNTIFARQQPSWLDRAWSRIAEEVRAGRQAYVVASRIDEGDKPGRVEDADTTPKSNDKRAKTSSSTDQRDSGPPPVTVVELFARLQRGPLAGLRLGLMHGRLPSDEKDAVMAAFRAGNLDVLVCTTVIEVGVDVPNATVMVVMDADRFGISQLHQLRGRIGRGQHPSLCLLATNLPDSSRAGQRLRAVAATLDGFALADLDLQERSEGDVLGLHQSGRAVTLRFLSLAHHLEIILAARELCQTVYETDPDDPGMAALSAPFTVTDRVQFLDMS from the coding sequence ATGGCGACGCTGGGTGACCGTCTCGACTTCGTGATCGGCCGCAAGGCCGCTGACCAGCTGGCCGAACACCTCGGGCTGCACACCGTCGACGATCTGCTGCGCTACTTCCCGCGCAAGTACAGCGATGCGATGACCGTGCGCGCCGAGGGGGAGGAACTCGACCTGGACGAGGGCGAGCACGTCACGTTCGTCGACGTCATCACCAAGGCCGAGAGGAAGTACACCAACCGGACCCCGAAGCGGGAATTCCTGGTGGTCACCCTCGGCAATCGGCGCCCGAAGGTCACCGCGACGTTCTTCAACCCGCGCTTCCTCAAAGGCAAACTCGTCGAAGGCACCAAGGTGATGCTCTCCGGTGTCGTCGGCTACTACCGCGGGGTGCTGCAGTTGACCCACCCGGCGTTCCTGGTGCTCGACGCGCCCGGGGGCCGCGCCATCGGAACCAAATCGCTGACGGCCATCGCCTCTGCTTCCGAAGCCACCGGCGAAGCCCTGCTCGCCGAGTTCGAGCGCGAGTTCTTCCCGATTTATCCCGCCCATGCCAAGGTGCAGACCTGGGATATCTACGCGTGCGTGCGCCAGCTGCTCGCGGTACTGGATCCGATCGCCGACCCGTTGCCGGATTGGTTTGTCCGCGAGCACGATCTGATGTCGGAGAACGATGCGTTGCGCGCGGTGCACCTGGCCGAAACCCAGCGCGACCGGGCCAGGGCGATCGACCGGTTGACCTATGACGAGGCAGTCGGGTTGCAGTGGGGTTTGGTTGTGCGCCGGCACCGCGAGCTACACGGCACCGGCCCGGTCGCACCGCCCCGCGACGACGGCCTGGCCGCTGCGATGAGCGCACAGCTGCCTTTCGCGCTGACCGCCGGGCAGCGCGAAGTCCTCACGGTATTGTCCGCTGAGCTGGCCACCGCACAACCCATGAACCGGATGCTGCAGGGTGAGGTCGGCTCCGGCAAGACCATCGTGGCGCTGCTGGCGATGCTGCAGATGATCGATGCGGGCTACCAGTGCGCACTGCTGGCGCCCACCGAAGTTCTTGCCGCCCAACATGCCCAGTCCATCCGCGCCATGCTCGGACCGCTTGGCATGGCGGGCCAGCTCGGGGGTTCGGACACTGGAACACATGTGGCGCTACTGACCGGTTCGATGTCGGCGCCGCATAAGCGTGAGGTGCGCGCCTCGGTCGCCTCCGGGCAGGCCGGCATCGTGATCGGCACACACGCGCTGCTGCAAGATGCCGTCGAGTTCGACAGGTTGGGAATGGTCGTCGTCGACGAGCAACACCGCTTTGGCGTCGAGCAACGAGATCGTTTGCGTGCCAAGGCTCCTGACGGAATCACGCCGCACTTGCTGGTGATGACCGCAACTCCGATCCCGCGGACGGTCGCGTTGACGGTCTACGGTGATCTGGAAACTTCCACGCTGCGGGAGCTTCCGAGGGGTCGACAACCGATCACCACCAACACCATCTTCGCCCGCCAGCAACCGAGCTGGCTCGATCGTGCCTGGTCGCGTATCGCCGAGGAGGTACGAGCGGGTCGGCAAGCCTATGTCGTGGCATCGCGCATCGACGAGGGGGACAAGCCCGGTCGGGTCGAGGACGCCGACACCACGCCCAAGAGCAACGACAAGCGCGCGAAAACGTCCAGCAGCACCGACCAACGAGATTCGGGCCCCCCGCCGGTGACCGTCGTCGAACTGTTCGCCCGGCTGCAGCGCGGCCCGCTGGCGGGGCTGCGGCTGGGACTCATGCACGGGCGACTGCCCAGCGACGAAAAAGACGCCGTGATGGCCGCTTTCCGCGCCGGCAATCTCGACGTTCTGGTATGTACGACCGTCATCGAGGTAGGCGTGGACGTACCCAATGCGACCGTCATGGTGGTGATGGACGCGGATCGCTTCGGCATCAGTCAGCTACACCAACTGCGGGGCCGCATCGGGCGCGGTCAGCATCCCAGCCTGTGTCTGCTGGCGACCAACCTTCCCGACTCGTCCAGGGCCGGACAACGGCTGCGCGCAGTGGCCGCGACGCTGGACGGTTTCGCGCTGGCCGACCTCGACCTGCAGGAGCGCAGCGAAGGTGACGTGCTGGGTTTGCACCAGTCGGGCCGGGCTGTCACGCTGCGGTTCCTGTCCCTGGCCCATCACCTCGAGATCATCCTGGCCGCGCGTGAACTGTGCCAGACCGTCTACGAAACCGATCCCGACGACCCGGGAATGGCCGCGCTGTCAGCGCCGTTCACCGTGACCGATCGGGTCCAATTCCTGGACATGTCATGA
- a CDS encoding HNH endonuclease family protein: MSRKHILWLAVASALSVIVAYQVTTSAQRPSEYIAAAEVPVVAPGVDVLAGIAEIEARTRSSDYRRDAFGESWTDATTAPGGFNGCDTRNDILDRDLADKTYVAISRCPTAVATGTLRDPYTSATVAFVRGAQTGASVQIDHIVALSYAWDLGARDWTEEMRTRFANDPANLLAVDGPTNQDKGDKEPAAWMPPNQAFHCQYAVQYVAVLRGYRLPVDAPSARVLREAAQTCPTG, from the coding sequence ATGAGCCGCAAGCACATTCTGTGGCTGGCGGTGGCCAGCGCGCTGTCGGTCATCGTCGCCTATCAGGTCACCACCAGCGCGCAACGGCCCTCGGAGTACATCGCGGCCGCCGAGGTGCCCGTCGTCGCGCCCGGTGTCGACGTGCTGGCCGGGATCGCCGAAATCGAGGCCCGAACCCGCAGTAGTGATTACCGCCGCGACGCCTTCGGTGAATCGTGGACTGATGCCACCACCGCGCCCGGTGGGTTCAACGGATGTGACACCCGAAACGACATCCTGGACCGGGATCTGGCCGACAAGACCTATGTGGCGATCTCGCGGTGCCCGACCGCGGTGGCCACCGGCACGCTGCGCGACCCGTACACCAGCGCCACGGTGGCGTTCGTGCGCGGTGCGCAGACCGGCGCGTCGGTCCAGATCGACCACATCGTGGCGCTGTCCTACGCCTGGGATCTGGGTGCACGCGACTGGACCGAAGAGATGCGGACCAGGTTCGCCAACGATCCGGCCAACCTGCTCGCCGTCGACGGCCCCACCAACCAGGACAAGGGTGACAAGGAGCCGGCGGCGTGGATGCCGCCGAACCAGGCGTTCCACTGTCAGTACGCGGTGCAGTACGTCGCGGTCCTGCGCGGCTACCGTCTGCCGGTCGACGCGCCGTCGGCCCGCGTGCTGCGGGAAGCCGCTCAGACCTGTCCGACCGGGTGA
- a CDS encoding aldo/keto reductase, which yields MTSADSIPSVTLNDDHTMPVIGLGVAELSEPDTERAVTAALEAGCRLIDTAEAYGNEAAVGRAVRASGVPREEVFVTTKLSPQDLGFSASREALKASLDRLGLDYVDLYLIHWPAGEQGKYIDSWGGMMKAKELGDTRSIGVCNFHAHHLDDIINLSFFTPAVNQIELHPLLNQTELRAVNAEHGIVTQAYGPLGVGRLLDHATVTGVAEAHGKTPAQVLIRWSVQLGNSVIPRSSSPERIKSNLEVFDFELTDEQMTTLNALDDGTRFRPDPDTYTGA from the coding sequence ATGACCTCGGCGGATTCGATCCCCAGCGTGACTCTCAACGACGATCACACGATGCCGGTGATCGGCCTCGGCGTCGCCGAGCTCTCAGAGCCCGACACCGAACGTGCCGTCACGGCCGCGCTGGAAGCCGGCTGCCGGCTGATCGACACCGCGGAGGCCTACGGCAACGAAGCCGCGGTGGGCCGGGCGGTCAGGGCTTCGGGCGTACCGCGTGAGGAAGTGTTCGTCACCACCAAGCTCTCGCCCCAAGACCTGGGCTTCAGTGCGTCGCGGGAAGCGCTCAAGGCCAGCCTGGATCGGCTCGGCCTGGATTACGTCGACCTCTACCTGATCCACTGGCCGGCCGGTGAGCAGGGAAAGTACATCGACAGCTGGGGCGGCATGATGAAGGCCAAGGAGCTCGGCGACACGCGCTCGATCGGCGTGTGCAACTTCCATGCCCACCATCTCGACGACATCATCAACTTGTCCTTCTTCACCCCTGCGGTGAATCAGATCGAACTCCATCCGCTGCTCAACCAGACTGAGCTGCGCGCGGTCAACGCCGAGCACGGCATCGTCACCCAGGCTTACGGCCCGCTGGGAGTCGGCCGCCTCCTGGATCACGCCACCGTCACCGGTGTGGCCGAGGCGCACGGGAAGACCCCGGCCCAGGTGCTGATCCGGTGGAGCGTGCAGCTGGGCAACTCCGTCATCCCACGCTCGTCGTCGCCCGAGCGCATCAAGAGCAACCTCGAGGTGTTCGATTTCGAGCTGACCGACGAGCAGATGACAACGCTCAACGCTCTCGATGACGGCACCCGGTTCCGCCCCGATCCCGACACCTACACCGGGGCCTGA
- a CDS encoding alpha/beta hydrolase: protein MTADPSTLRPSAVRLSRKDTVINSVAGLTLRGMPHIPHGLKRLALGGRAVAIDGNTLDTTLQLMLAGQQMMGIDGLVADNDPVIARANLEALSASFRQRIAVPGVSELTVDGGQGPRRARHYRTDEPDAPLLLFFHGGGQVIGSIDSHDDLCREICRTGRLHVLSVDYRLAPEHKAPAGAQDAYAAYLWAVGHATELGADPQRIAVGGDSAGANLSALVALRARDEQAPPPALQLLLYPVTDYSCHTRSKTLFARGFFLTQHDLDWFTSRFLDGSGLSADDPQVSPLLADDLSGLAPALLVTAGFDPLRDEGRLYAEALRVAGTPVDLREYGSLVHGFANFFPLGGDSVTAMAEIISALRAHLSHVG, encoded by the coding sequence ATGACCGCCGACCCGAGCACCCTGCGGCCCTCGGCAGTCAGACTCTCCCGCAAAGACACCGTGATCAACTCAGTTGCGGGGCTGACCCTGCGCGGCATGCCGCATATCCCGCACGGCCTCAAACGGCTCGCGCTGGGCGGGCGTGCGGTGGCCATCGACGGCAACACCCTGGACACCACCCTGCAGTTGATGCTGGCCGGCCAGCAGATGATGGGCATCGACGGACTCGTCGCCGACAATGACCCGGTGATCGCCAGAGCCAACCTGGAGGCGCTGTCGGCCAGTTTCCGGCAGCGCATCGCGGTGCCAGGGGTAAGCGAGCTCACAGTCGACGGCGGGCAGGGTCCCCGCCGCGCGCGGCACTACCGAACCGATGAACCCGACGCGCCACTGCTGCTGTTCTTCCACGGTGGTGGCCAAGTGATCGGCAGTATCGATTCACATGACGACCTGTGCCGTGAGATCTGTCGCACGGGTCGTCTCCACGTGCTGTCGGTCGACTACCGCCTGGCGCCCGAGCACAAGGCGCCGGCCGGCGCTCAGGACGCCTACGCGGCCTACCTTTGGGCGGTCGGGCATGCCACCGAACTCGGTGCCGACCCGCAGCGCATCGCCGTCGGTGGCGACAGCGCCGGAGCAAACCTCTCGGCGCTGGTGGCCTTGCGGGCACGGGACGAGCAGGCACCGCCCCCGGCGCTACAGCTGCTGCTCTACCCGGTCACCGACTACTCCTGCCATACCCGCTCCAAGACGCTGTTCGCCCGTGGGTTCTTCCTCACCCAGCACGATCTCGACTGGTTCACCTCCCGATTTCTCGACGGTTCCGGCCTGTCTGCCGATGATCCGCAGGTGTCTCCGCTGCTGGCCGACGACCTGTCGGGACTGGCCCCAGCGTTGCTGGTGACGGCCGGTTTCGACCCGCTGCGCGACGAGGGGCGGCTCTACGCCGAGGCGTTGCGCGTCGCAGGCACCCCGGTCGACCTGCGTGAATATGGCTCACTCGTGCACGGGTTCGCCAACTTCTTCCCGTTGGGCGGCGACAGTGTCACCGCGATGGCCGAGATCATCTCAGCACTGCGGGCGCATCTGAGCCACGTGGGATAG
- a CDS encoding DsbA family protein, translating to MATKPKKNARYDLKAADRKRNLFVQIGLTSVVVLFAVALVLYIVMSADEKPTAGETKSVRVASASLITNEGTDEPKAVVSMYEDFLCPHCGLFEQQFGPTISRLVDSGAIAADYYMVGIMDRPQNRNYSSRAGGAAYCVADESVDAFRRFHAALYAQQPGEVGGAYPDNARLIEVARQAGVAGTVPDCINKGTYVEMVRGLAAATDIQATPTVRINGEDYQYSTPDALVDKIKEIVGDVPGLEAAPPAADPVPAS from the coding sequence GTGGCGACCAAACCCAAGAAGAACGCACGGTATGACCTGAAGGCGGCCGACCGTAAGCGCAATCTGTTCGTACAGATCGGTCTGACGTCGGTCGTGGTCCTCTTCGCCGTCGCTCTGGTCCTCTACATCGTGATGTCGGCCGACGAGAAGCCCACCGCCGGGGAGACGAAGTCGGTGCGGGTGGCCTCGGCCAGTCTGATCACCAACGAGGGCACCGACGAGCCGAAGGCCGTGGTGTCGATGTACGAGGACTTCCTGTGCCCGCACTGCGGGCTCTTCGAGCAGCAGTTCGGTCCCACAATCAGCCGGCTCGTCGATTCCGGCGCCATCGCCGCCGACTACTACATGGTCGGGATCATGGACCGGCCACAGAACCGGAACTACTCGTCGCGGGCCGGCGGGGCGGCCTACTGTGTGGCAGACGAGTCGGTCGACGCGTTCCGCCGCTTCCACGCCGCGCTCTACGCCCAGCAGCCCGGTGAGGTCGGCGGGGCCTACCCCGACAACGCTCGGCTCATCGAGGTGGCCCGGCAGGCCGGTGTGGCCGGAACTGTGCCCGACTGCATCAACAAGGGCACCTACGTGGAGATGGTCCGCGGGCTGGCGGCAGCCACCGACATCCAGGCGACTCCGACGGTGCGCATCAACGGCGAGGACTACCAGTACAGCACCCCGGATGCGCTGGTCGACAAGATCAAGGAAATCGTCGGCGACGTGCCCGGCCTGGAGGCGGCACCCCCTGCGGCTGATCCGGTTCCCGCGTCATGA
- a CDS encoding vitamin K epoxide reductase family protein — translation MTVSATEAVDSTDTSVEKPTPAAVPRSSALWVLVAGVVGLASALALTIERIELLINPDYIPTCSINPVLSCGSVMITPQASLFGFPNPLLGIVAFTIVVVTGVLALANVALPRWYWAGLAGGTLLGAVLVHWLIFQSLYRIGALCPYCMVVWAVTIPLLVVTTVLAVRPQLSGSAVVRALYTWRWSLVTLWFTAVALLALERFWSFWSTLI, via the coding sequence ATGACCGTCTCCGCGACCGAAGCCGTCGACTCGACCGACACGTCGGTCGAGAAGCCGACGCCGGCCGCGGTCCCGCGCAGCAGCGCGTTGTGGGTGCTCGTGGCCGGGGTCGTGGGCCTGGCATCGGCACTGGCCCTGACGATCGAGCGCATCGAACTGCTGATCAACCCGGACTACATCCCGACGTGCAGCATCAACCCGGTGTTGTCCTGCGGGTCGGTGATGATCACCCCGCAGGCCTCGTTGTTCGGGTTCCCGAACCCGTTGCTCGGCATCGTGGCGTTCACCATCGTGGTCGTTACCGGCGTGCTCGCGTTGGCCAACGTGGCGCTGCCGCGCTGGTACTGGGCCGGTCTGGCCGGCGGCACGCTGCTGGGCGCCGTCCTGGTGCATTGGCTGATCTTCCAGAGCCTGTACCGGATCGGTGCGCTGTGCCCGTACTGCATGGTGGTCTGGGCGGTGACCATCCCGCTCCTGGTGGTCACCACGGTGCTGGCAGTGCGTCCGCAGCTGTCCGGCAGCGCCGTGGTCAGGGCGCTGTACACCTGGCGCTGGTCGCTGGTCACGCTGTGGTTCACCGCGGTGGCGCTGCTGGCCCTGGAGCGATTCTGGAGCTTCTGGTCGACTCTGATTTGA